From one Streptococcus oralis genomic stretch:
- a CDS encoding arginine repressor has protein sequence MNKSEHRHQLIRALVSKNKIHTQAELQALLAENDIQVTQATLSRDIKTMNLSKVREEDNSYYVLNTGSISKWEKRLENYMEDALVMLRPVQHQVILKTLPGLAQSFGSVIDSLAFPDIVATLCGDDVCMIICEDATKAQACFESLKKYAPPFFFSE, from the coding sequence ATGAACAAATCAGAACACAGACACCAACTTATCCGCGCCCTCGTTTCAAAAAACAAAATCCATACGCAAGCTGAATTACAAGCCTTATTAGCGGAAAATGATATCCAAGTGACTCAGGCTACTCTATCACGCGATATCAAAACCATGAACCTTTCAAAAGTGCGCGAAGAGGATAATTCTTACTATGTGCTAAATACAGGGTCTATCTCCAAATGGGAAAAACGTCTTGAAAACTATATGGAAGATGCTCTTGTTATGTTGCGTCCTGTGCAACACCAAGTTATTTTGAAAACTTTACCCGGTTTAGCCCAATCGTTTGGATCTGTAATTGATTCCTTGGCCTTTCCAGATATCGTTGCAACCCTTTGTGGAGACGATGTCTGCATGATTATCTGTGAAGATGCTACAAAAGCGCAGGCTTGTTTTGAGAGTCTTAAAAAATATGCGCCACCATTTTTCTTTAGTGAATAA